A single window of Anopheles moucheti chromosome 2, idAnoMoucSN_F20_07, whole genome shotgun sequence DNA harbors:
- the LOC128299378 gene encoding protein Fe65 homolog, whose protein sequence is MLSGDILIRQPLSVALLPPPSLIEFCKIMAAIATLANQQNIDDDDIFLENGLLSYENPNYHMDPQRLERNSHLYEEIISELQQQGTLGPIAGVQNGSQMISNNRKGYGVLDLGTMGVELKSGPDGSSPKEKKTLLSDTSPNESKTQKDQEPEHGEKTQEIQHIPGTLNSDDLYALPNKRKQSDVGEVPPEEDDAEDEELDRDGLDGEEKGKREDIEGIEDKDKTKDLPPGWEKHEDNGGAYYWHIKSGTIQREPPLWPKDSSSRELKTPSIPIPRSIQNSSFTQALNNLYGNPKDFTVGASGNSKSALYDSMTSSVTRSSTSSALDQEDERRRREDVALKRRSFPLKSDTDRPIRFAVRSLGWVEIAEEDLTPERSSKAVNKCIVDLSLGRNDMLDVVGRWGDGKDLFMDLDEGALKLIDPENLTILNSQPIHTIRVWGVGRDNGRERDFAYVARDRLTRIHMCHVFRCETAARTIANTLRDICKRIMIERSLQLDSNGSNMSSTRCAIRPTDLPTENRRWIRHPQSFPTPMEEPKKVLRAQYVGCAEVSQPTGMEALNDAIDKLTSCTPSENWDYVNVAVAPSMISVNSSDPDGRLLCECRVRYLSFLGIGKNVQQCAFIMHTAQDKFVAHVFYCEPTSGPLCKTIEAACKLRYQKCLDAHPEGSGRYSADSQTPGKGIGATLKNLMSSFSLKKDKVSS, encoded by the exons ATGTTGTCAGGTGATATTTTGATTCGTCAACCTTTGAGTGTGGCCTTGCTGCCGCCACCCTCATTAATAgagttttgtaaaattatgGCGGCAATTGCAACGCTAGCCAACCAGCAAAATATCGACGATGATGACATTTTCCTAG AAAATGGTCTTTTGAGCTACGAAAACCCCAACTATCATATGGATCCCCAGCGATTGGAACGCAATTCACATCTGTACGAGGAGATCATTTCAGAATTGCAACAGCAGGGAACTCTCGGACCAATCGCAGGCGTGCAGAATGGTTCACAAATGATCAGTAACAATCGCAAAGGCTACGGAGTGCTCGATCTCGGCACGATGGGTGTAGAGCTGAAGAGTGGTCCAGATGGAAG TTCCccaaaggaaaagaaaacgttgCTTAGTGATACGTCTCCAAACGAATCGAAAACACAGAAAGACCAAGAACCGGAACATGGTGAAAAAACGCAAGAGATTCAACACATTCCTGGGACATTAAATTCGGACGACCTGTACGCATTGCCGAACAAGCGGAAACAGTCAGATGTCGGAGAAGTGCCACCGGAAGAAGATGATGCGGAAGATGAAGAGCTCGATAGGGACGGGTTGGATGGCGAAGAGAAAGGAAAGCGAGAGGACATCGAAGGCATTGAGGATAAGGACAAAACGAAAGATTTACCACCGGGTTGGGAGAAACACGAAG ATAACGGAGGTGCGTACTACTGGCATATCAAGTCGGGTACCATCCAGCGCGAACCACCACTGTGGCCAAAGGACTCGAGCAGTAGAGAATTGAAAACGCCTAGCATTCCCATACCGCGAAGTATACAAAATTCCTCCTTCACTCAAGCCTTGAACAACCTGTACGGCAATCCCAAGGATTTTACTGTTGGCGCAAGCGGCAACAGTAAATCCGCTCTATACGACAGTATGACGTCGTCCGTCACCAGAAGCAGTACCAGCTCAGCATTGGATCAGGAAGACGAACGTCGACGTCGAGAGGATGTTGCTTTAAA ACGACGAAGCTTTCCTTTGAAATCGGATACAGATCGACCAATTCGGTTCGCGGTGCGTTCGCTCGGTTGGGTGGAGATTGCGGAAGAAGATTTAACACCGGAGCGATCGTCGAAAGCCGTTAACAAATGCATCGTTGATTTGTCACTTGGGCGCAATGACATGCTGGACGTGGTTGGCCGTTGGGGCGAT GGCAAAGATTTGTTCATGGATCTGGATGAAGGGGCTCTAAAGTTGATAGATCCGGAAAATTTGACAATATTAAACTCACAGCCAATTCACACGATACGTGTATGGGGCGTAGGACGTGATAATGGCCG TGAAAG GGACTTTGCGTATGTAGCTCGGGATCGTCTTACCAGAATACATATGTGTCACGTGTTTCGCTGTGAAACTGCTGCCAGAACGATTGCAAATACGCTCAG AGATATTTGTAAACGGATAATGATCGAACGTTCCCTCCAACTCGACTCAAATGGATCCAACATGAGCAGCACACGGTGTGCCATACGTCCCACTGATCTACCGACTGAGAACAGACGCTGGATACGACATC CACAATCATTCCCTACCCCGATGGAAGAACCGAAGAAAGTATTACGGGCACAGTACGTGGGATGTGCGGAAGTAAGTCAGCCGACCGGTATGGAGGCATTGAACGATGCTATCGATAAATTGACTTCCTGCACGCCATCCGAAAACTGGGACTATGTGAACGTTGCTGTAGCGCCTAGTATGATCAGCGTCAACTCGTCG GATCCTGACGGACGCTTGTTATGCGAATGTCGTGTGCGGTACTTAAGTTTCTTGGGTATTGGTAAGAACGTTCAGCAGTGCGCATTTATCATGCATACCGCTCAGGACAAATTTGTAGCCCATGTATTCTACTGCGAGCCAACAAGCGGACCATTGTGCAAGACGATAGAGGCTGCGTGTAAG CTGCGATACCAAAAATGCTTGGATGCTCATCCAGAAGGCAGCGGTCGCTACTCGGCCGATTCGCAAACGCCTGGTAAGGGAATTGGTGCGACTTTAAAAAACTTGATGAGCTCGTTCTCGCTTAAAAAGGATAAGGTCAGCTCCTGA